From Pseudomonadota bacterium, one genomic window encodes:
- the nuoF gene encoding NADH-quinone oxidoreductase subunit NuoF, which yields MIESPKLLTARYDLPNGWTLRVAEQHGAYSVARRALTTSAPEQIRAEVKDACIRGRGGAGFPAGVKWGFLRPEPGQRVYLVINADEGEPGTFKDRTIMERDPHLLLEGCVISMYALGSHCCYIYVRCELVESIERLEAAIQEAHLRGYLGKRPFGIDHELQIYVHIGAGAYICGEETSLLNSLEGLRGEPRYKPPFPAVKGAFAQPTIVNNVETIAAVPDVVRMGGKQWAALSSLPNDGGSRLFGVSGHVKTPGIYEACVGLTLRELIFDLGGGMLHDDRPLKGVIPGGSSTPVMREEDLVVAPDPKHPLHQWHGKSHLDVPMGVDTYRALGSMLGTCCAIVMDSSVDMVDVARNLMHFYKHESCGQCTPCREGCGWLLDVVEGLCHGRGRAEDVDLLVDIANNMMGNTICAFADGAATPLLSIVQRFRGEFVAAVKAGGIEATRLGSSSEALVTGGPA from the coding sequence ATGATCGAGTCACCCAAGCTACTCACCGCTCGCTACGACCTACCCAATGGCTGGACGCTAAGGGTGGCCGAGCAGCACGGCGCTTACAGCGTGGCGCGCCGCGCCCTCACCACGAGCGCTCCCGAGCAAATTCGCGCTGAGGTCAAGGACGCCTGCATCCGCGGACGCGGCGGCGCCGGGTTCCCGGCGGGTGTCAAGTGGGGCTTTCTGCGTCCTGAGCCGGGGCAGCGTGTCTACTTGGTGATCAACGCCGACGAGGGCGAGCCCGGCACGTTCAAGGACCGCACGATCATGGAGCGCGACCCTCACCTTCTGCTTGAAGGGTGCGTCATCTCCATGTACGCGCTCGGCTCGCACTGCTGCTACATCTACGTGCGCTGCGAGCTCGTAGAATCTATCGAGCGCCTTGAAGCCGCGATCCAGGAGGCGCATCTAAGAGGTTACCTCGGCAAGCGCCCCTTCGGTATCGATCATGAGCTGCAGATCTACGTCCATATCGGCGCCGGCGCGTATATTTGCGGTGAGGAAACCTCGCTGCTCAACTCCCTGGAGGGTCTGCGCGGAGAGCCTCGCTACAAGCCTCCCTTTCCGGCCGTAAAGGGGGCATTTGCGCAGCCCACCATCGTCAACAACGTCGAGACCATCGCGGCGGTCCCGGACGTCGTGCGGATGGGAGGCAAGCAATGGGCTGCGCTTAGCTCACTGCCGAACGACGGTGGCTCGCGTCTGTTCGGGGTCAGCGGACACGTCAAGACGCCAGGCATCTACGAGGCGTGTGTGGGCCTGACGTTGCGCGAGCTCATCTTCGACCTGGGCGGAGGCATGCTGCACGACGATCGCCCGCTCAAGGGTGTGATCCCCGGCGGCTCGTCAACGCCGGTCATGCGCGAGGAGGATCTCGTAGTCGCACCCGATCCAAAGCACCCCCTGCACCAGTGGCACGGCAAGAGCCACTTGGACGTGCCCATGGGTGTAGACACCTACCGGGCGCTCGGGAGCATGCTGGGCACCTGCTGTGCGATCGTTATGGACAGCTCGGTCGACATGGTCGACGTTGCCCGCAATCTCATGCACTTCTACAAACACGAGTCCTGCGGCCAGTGCACCCCGTGCCGCGAAGGCTGCGGCTGGCTGCTCGATGTGGTCGAGGGGTTGTGCCACGGGCGGGGTCGCGCCGAAGACGTCGATTTGCTCGTAGACATCGCCAACAACATGATGGGCAACACGATCTGCGCCTTCGCCGACGGCGCTGCCACGCCGCTGCTGAGCATTGTCCAACGATTCAGGGGCGAATTCGTAGCAGCTGTAAAGGCGGGCGGCATCGAGGCAACTCGACTAGGGTCATCGTCCGAAGCGCTCGTTACCGGGGGTCCAGCGTGA
- the nuoL gene encoding NADH-quinone oxidoreductase subunit L, protein METMVSAGLNLDRALLWIVLLPLLGAIINGTTGRHASRTTVHTVGVGSIAAAFLLALVSFLRLVALRGEASAGNPALIYDVYEWFSLSFGGSDVPVRIRFAMDALSGVMTLVVTGIGLLIHVYSTGYMSEEPSYARFFSYLNLFMASMLILVLGSNLPLMFVGWEGVGLCSYLLIGFWWHNPDYADAGRKAFVANRIGDFGVLVAMLLLVAATHSFEFSEINAAKGALSEPASFGLEPLGVSVATAAALFLFLGCTGKSAQIPLFVWLPDAMAGPTPVSALIHAATMVTAGVYLICRMSPVFAMAPEAMAVVAIVGALTAFLAATIGCVQNQIKRVLAYSTVSQLGFMVAATGVGAFSAGFFHVFTHAFFKACLFLGAGSVMHAVGAHGDADIRELGGLRRYMPTTRWTFLVSCMAIAGFPLTSGFFSKDEILLGAISTGSYFSFAPQLGWIVFGVLAAAAAMTAFYMFRLYFMCFSGEYRGAGSSEPHASEPHASEPHAHEPGAHGDASHDAGHAEPHESPAAMTVPLVVLGLGALFVGLLGAHLFHITLWGDWLAPSLGTIHEPGSHGGHSISNAPWIAMAGGTAAFVVGFGLAFLCYFVAQGRPAAVLARLLPGLHRLLMDKWRVDELYEVSVLWANRQLAALSATLDKVFVDWLLTRLTAWTVQAAGFVMTRLQTGLVHMYGAVMVAGMAAVAWWLVMPHADLDGTQDGDQIKLVAGSGLGYEYRFDFDSDGHFDTGWSRVPEATHRYEKGERFDGIVVRFLGTGIRGLREITLEPGQVFYVPISRLGDWRRPEGDGTPPYLVAEDGGLAIRPNGARVIGYEGPLAEPFRLEHGESVRLGDAMLTAVGVIRSTVAVRNAFGYQATTHADVQLAEGVAGVRTARARPPGTGHAALARPLQGGVL, encoded by the coding sequence ATGGAAACCATGGTCAGCGCCGGCTTGAATCTCGACCGAGCCCTGTTGTGGATCGTGTTGCTTCCCTTGTTGGGGGCCATCATCAATGGCACGACCGGGCGTCATGCCTCGCGGACTACGGTGCATACCGTGGGGGTGGGCTCGATCGCGGCCGCGTTCCTGCTGGCGCTCGTCAGCTTCCTGCGGCTCGTTGCTTTGCGCGGCGAGGCCTCTGCCGGCAACCCAGCGCTGATATACGACGTCTACGAGTGGTTTTCCCTGAGCTTTGGCGGCAGCGACGTACCGGTGCGCATCCGCTTTGCCATGGACGCGCTCAGCGGGGTCATGACGCTGGTAGTTACCGGCATTGGTTTGCTCATCCACGTCTACAGCACCGGCTACATGTCGGAGGAACCTTCCTACGCGCGGTTCTTTTCCTACTTGAATCTGTTCATGGCCTCGATGCTCATCCTGGTCCTCGGCAGCAATCTGCCGCTGATGTTCGTAGGCTGGGAGGGCGTGGGCCTGTGCAGCTACCTTCTGATCGGTTTCTGGTGGCACAACCCCGACTACGCCGATGCGGGTCGCAAGGCTTTTGTGGCAAACCGCATTGGCGACTTCGGTGTGCTCGTCGCGATGCTGCTGTTGGTGGCGGCCACCCACTCCTTTGAGTTCAGCGAGATCAATGCAGCCAAGGGTGCGCTTTCGGAGCCGGCGAGCTTTGGACTGGAGCCTCTGGGCGTGAGCGTGGCGACCGCTGCGGCGCTGTTTCTCTTCCTGGGCTGCACCGGCAAGAGCGCTCAGATACCGCTTTTTGTTTGGCTCCCTGATGCCATGGCCGGCCCCACACCGGTTTCGGCCTTGATTCACGCTGCCACCATGGTCACCGCGGGCGTCTATCTGATTTGCCGTATGTCGCCGGTGTTCGCCATGGCGCCCGAGGCCATGGCGGTGGTGGCTATCGTCGGAGCCCTGACAGCGTTTCTGGCAGCCACGATCGGCTGCGTCCAGAACCAGATCAAGCGGGTGCTCGCTTATTCCACCGTCAGCCAGCTGGGCTTCATGGTGGCCGCAACGGGCGTTGGGGCCTTTTCGGCGGGCTTCTTTCACGTTTTCACGCACGCGTTCTTCAAGGCGTGCCTGTTTCTGGGGGCCGGTTCGGTGATGCATGCTGTCGGCGCGCACGGCGACGCCGACATCCGTGAGCTGGGAGGGCTGCGCAGGTACATGCCCACCACCCGCTGGACGTTTTTGGTCAGCTGCATGGCCATTGCGGGCTTCCCCTTGACCAGCGGCTTCTTCTCCAAGGACGAAATCCTGCTCGGGGCGATCAGCACCGGCTCCTATTTTTCGTTTGCGCCCCAGCTCGGTTGGATCGTTTTCGGGGTGTTGGCCGCCGCTGCGGCCATGACCGCGTTCTACATGTTTCGCCTCTATTTCATGTGCTTCTCTGGCGAGTACCGAGGCGCTGGTTCATCCGAACCGCACGCATCCGAACCGCACGCATCCGAACCGCATGCGCATGAGCCGGGTGCGCACGGCGACGCGAGCCACGACGCTGGACACGCCGAGCCCCACGAGTCGCCCGCCGCGATGACCGTGCCGCTGGTCGTGCTGGGTCTCGGTGCGCTCTTTGTGGGACTGCTGGGCGCGCACTTGTTTCACATCACGCTTTGGGGCGACTGGCTTGCACCGTCGCTCGGCACGATCCACGAGCCGGGCTCGCATGGCGGCCATTCGATCAGCAACGCACCCTGGATCGCGATGGCTGGCGGCACGGCAGCATTCGTCGTGGGCTTCGGACTGGCCTTTTTGTGCTACTTCGTGGCGCAGGGCAGGCCCGCTGCCGTACTCGCGCGCTTGCTGCCCGGGTTGCATCGTTTGCTCATGGACAAGTGGCGCGTCGATGAGCTGTACGAGGTAAGCGTGTTGTGGGCCAATAGGCAGCTCGCCGCCCTCTCAGCCACCCTCGACAAGGTCTTCGTTGATTGGCTGCTGACTCGTCTCACCGCTTGGACCGTTCAGGCCGCGGGTTTCGTAATGACTCGCCTTCAAACGGGCCTGGTGCACATGTATGGGGCCGTCATGGTCGCGGGCATGGCTGCCGTGGCCTGGTGGCTCGTCATGCCGCATGCCGACCTCGATGGCACGCAAGACGGGGACCAAATCAAGCTCGTGGCAGGCAGCGGCCTCGGCTACGAGTACCGCTTCGATTTTGATTCCGACGGGCATTTTGATACCGGGTGGAGTCGCGTGCCCGAAGCAACGCATCGCTACGAAAAAGGGGAGCGCTTCGATGGAATCGTGGTTCGGTTTCTGGGGACGGGCATCCGGGGACTGCGTGAGATCACCTTGGAGCCGGGACAGGTCTTTTACGTGCCTATCAGTCGGCTCGGCGACTGGCGCCGGCCCGAGGGGGATGGCACGCCGCCGTATCTCGTGGCCGAGGACGGCGGCCTCGCGATTCGACCCAACGGTGCGCGCGTGATTGGCTACGAAGGGCCGCTGGCCGAGCCCTTTCGTCTGGAGCACGGCGAGTCCGTCAGGCTCGGGGACGCGATGTTGACTGCCGTGGGTGTGATCCGGTCGACCGTTGCGGTGCGCAACGCGTTCGGCTACCAGGCGACCACGCATGCCGACGTGCAGCTGGCCGAGGGGGTCGCGGGCGTGCGCACAGCCCGGGCTCGCCCCCCTGGAACGGGCCACGCCGCCCTGGCGCGACCCCTGCAGGGAGGCGTCCTATGA
- a CDS encoding NADH-quinone oxidoreductase subunit J, protein MSIAGGALFFFSGLIALLAALATVVFKNPIRAAMGLLAHILALAGLYLSLHAHLLAALQLIVYAGAVVVLFVFVIMLIGPTPTPERDTRGLMSKTLSLCLMVILTALLAFSLLEHRPARVGVAICPPAAGADCSQFGGVVAVSRELFQKAIVPFELVSVLLLVAVVGAVAVARGRSGGERRTRHERAARGRRLEAEAPTPGGS, encoded by the coding sequence GTGAGCATCGCCGGTGGAGCCCTGTTCTTCTTCTCGGGCCTTATCGCGCTTCTGGCCGCGCTGGCAACCGTCGTTTTCAAGAACCCGATCCGCGCGGCCATGGGACTGCTTGCGCATATTCTGGCACTTGCCGGACTCTACCTCAGCCTGCACGCTCATCTGCTGGCCGCGCTGCAGCTGATCGTGTACGCAGGCGCCGTCGTCGTCCTGTTCGTGTTCGTAATCATGCTGATCGGCCCGACCCCGACCCCGGAACGCGATACGCGCGGGTTGATGAGCAAGACCCTGAGCCTGTGCTTGATGGTGATCCTCACCGCGTTGCTGGCGTTTTCACTGCTCGAGCATCGCCCTGCGCGCGTCGGCGTCGCGATCTGTCCACCCGCGGCCGGGGCCGACTGCAGCCAGTTCGGCGGCGTCGTCGCCGTCTCTCGGGAACTGTTCCAAAAGGCAATCGTGCCCTTCGAGCTCGTGTCGGTGCTGCTTCTCGTCGCGGTGGTTGGAGCGGTCGCGGTCGCGCGTGGCCGCTCGGGGGGCGAACGCAGAACCCGCCACGAGCGTGCCGCCCGGGGGCGCCGCCTTGAAGCCGAAGCTCCCACGCCCGGTGGTTCCTGA
- the nuoK gene encoding NADH-quinone oxidoreductase subunit NuoK, with the protein MDISLGNYLALASVIFGIGACGFLTRRNVLIQLMSIELMLNAVNLCLVAFNRWAPADHAGQLFAFFVIAVAAAEAAVGLAIVIALFRVSKTVRTDQVDALRH; encoded by the coding sequence ATGGACATCAGCCTCGGCAACTACCTGGCACTGGCCTCGGTCATTTTTGGCATCGGCGCTTGCGGGTTTCTGACACGGCGCAACGTGCTCATCCAGCTCATGTCGATCGAGCTGATGCTCAATGCCGTCAATCTGTGCCTGGTGGCGTTCAACCGCTGGGCTCCGGCGGATCACGCCGGCCAGCTGTTTGCTTTTTTCGTGATCGCGGTGGCAGCGGCCGAGGCGGCCGTGGGTCTCGCCATCGTCATAGCGCTATTCCGGGTCAGCAAGACCGTGCGCACGGACCAGGTCGACGCACTGAGGCACTAA
- a CDS encoding integration host factor subunit alpha, which translates to MTKAEIVDSIYEKMGGVSKKESSELVEAVFDTMKEVLAAGEKIKISGFGNFVVRNKKQRIGRNPQTGEPIPICARRVLTFKPSQVLKGILNPHKTTGAGGTSRASSEPPR; encoded by the coding sequence GTGACGAAGGCTGAAATCGTCGACAGCATTTACGAGAAAATGGGTGGAGTCTCGAAAAAGGAATCATCCGAGCTCGTGGAAGCCGTATTCGACACGATGAAAGAGGTGCTGGCTGCGGGCGAGAAGATCAAGATTTCCGGCTTTGGCAATTTCGTGGTCCGGAACAAGAAGCAGCGGATTGGTCGCAATCCGCAGACGGGCGAGCCGATTCCAATCTGCGCTCGCCGCGTCCTGACCTTCAAGCCCAGTCAGGTCCTCAAGGGCATCCTCAATCCCCACAAGACCACGGGAGCCGGCGGCACTTCCAGAGCGAGCTCGGAGCCGCCACGCTAG
- the nuoE gene encoding NADH-quinone oxidoreductase subunit NuoE, producing MAFTLSAESERIVDELLTRYPTKRAACIPVLHLCQRQEGWVSPDVKAYVSKRLAMDPSEVHGVVTFYTMYHQERVARNVIWVCRTLSCELRGARAIQKHLEARLGCGLGGTSSDGKFTLLAAECLAACGQAPMIQLNDEYHENLTIQKLDAIVDRVASQTGSAPHPSLGVPGGRAAASRALSSLPPRPSTPGARIEAGRSRPAPRSAAPVSPAPPTSARTTPVVPGASDDLTRGSEAAAARASSPAYRKPTPSQVPPARSSLPASKRPATRGAGAVSQRPSVSRPARRSSLPAGVGSSTPPPAALRRSLPAKPAQAKPDAEQPDSRKPGSPESGPRSSQPDPRAAQPRGQRASRRPPIPSPPPQQPDEWDEEEPTRVQKPPSGDGGS from the coding sequence ATGGCGTTCACGCTATCCGCCGAATCCGAACGAATCGTCGACGAGCTGCTGACTCGCTACCCCACCAAGCGCGCGGCTTGCATACCCGTGTTGCATCTTTGTCAGCGCCAGGAAGGTTGGGTAAGCCCCGACGTCAAGGCGTATGTATCGAAACGCTTGGCCATGGACCCCAGTGAAGTGCACGGCGTCGTGACGTTCTACACCATGTACCACCAAGAGCGGGTGGCGAGAAACGTGATCTGGGTCTGCCGGACGCTGTCGTGCGAGCTGCGCGGCGCGCGAGCCATCCAGAAGCATCTCGAGGCACGCCTGGGCTGCGGGTTGGGTGGGACCAGCAGCGATGGCAAGTTCACCCTTCTGGCCGCCGAATGCTTGGCAGCTTGCGGCCAGGCACCGATGATTCAGCTCAACGACGAGTATCACGAGAACCTCACCATCCAGAAGCTGGATGCGATCGTGGACAGAGTGGCAAGCCAGACCGGGTCGGCTCCCCACCCTTCGCTGGGAGTCCCTGGTGGGCGAGCGGCCGCCAGCAGGGCGCTCAGCTCACTGCCGCCGCGTCCCTCCACGCCGGGCGCTCGCATCGAGGCCGGTCGATCGCGGCCAGCTCCGAGGAGCGCGGCGCCCGTGTCGCCTGCTCCGCCGACGTCGGCGCGCACGACCCCCGTGGTCCCGGGCGCGTCCGACGACTTGACCAGGGGCTCCGAAGCCGCTGCTGCACGCGCCAGCAGCCCTGCCTACCGCAAGCCCACGCCGTCGCAGGTGCCGCCGGCTCGCAGCTCGCTGCCGGCGTCAAAACGGCCGGCCACCCGAGGTGCTGGGGCCGTTTCGCAGCGTCCTTCCGTGAGCAGGCCCGCGCGCAGATCCTCGCTGCCTGCAGGCGTTGGCAGCTCCACCCCGCCTCCTGCAGCGCTGCGCCGCTCGCTGCCGGCCAAGCCGGCGCAGGCCAAGCCCGATGCGGAGCAACCTGACTCCCGAAAGCCTGGCTCCCCCGAATCTGGGCCTCGCAGCTCGCAGCCCGATCCGCGTGCTGCTCAGCCGCGCGGGCAACGCGCAAGCCGCCGGCCACCGATTCCCTCTCCGCCGCCTCAGCAGCCCGACGAGTGGGACGAGGAAGAGCCCACACGTGTGCAAAAGCCACCTTCCGGCGATGGCGGGTCATGA